From Bacillota bacterium, one genomic window encodes:
- a CDS encoding glycoside hydrolase family 78 protein gives MTTAIDLRCEYLARPLGVDVPDPRLSWTLWSDERGQRQTAYRILVASTPELLAQDRADLWDTGKVDSERTCHVVYGGKPLRSLQRCYWKVQVWDRYGQPSDWSEVTWWEMGILAPDGWQAKWIRAPIAEPAPLFRKEFAVWSGLQRARALICGLGYYELYLNGKRIGEQVLDPAQTDYERRAFYVVHDVTDALREGINCVGVMLGNGWFHQAIVWGGMSYGEPVLLMQLVLEYADGHTETVCTDESWKTTPGPVLKNNVYAGEEYDARREIPGWNEPGLDDSRWQSVRVVPAPTQSLQSQLMPPIKRTRTFPPVALSSPQPGVWIYDMGQNFAGWIRLRVSAPAGTAITLRFAEELHPDGTLNPESTGVFATTVVQTDCYTCKGVGVEVWEPRFTYHGFRYVEMTGYPGTPTLDMLEAVVVHTAVPPAGTFECSDEMLNRIHRTALWTEISNLHSVPTDCPHRERCGWLGDAHVSAEMTIYNFEMAPFWTKYLEDIETSLTEKGLPTFVAPGKRKIGEASPDWGTAVVQIPCYLYLYYGDTRVLERHYATMKRWVEHLLSISEGHIVSTGLGDWCAPGSVPGNTPIPITSTAVFYLDATLMQKIATVLGKDEDAAWFGALARNIRQAFIERFYDAPNRTFGSQAADALALAWGLAPEGHEQAIADSLARDVMEKHGGHHSTGIMGSRHLYWALSEYGHGDVAMKILHQLDYPSIGHLFSLGATTLWECWSEPEIDQQEGPRSANHPMQGGFDAWFFYGVAGILPSEQGVGFKRIVFKPQLLPGLRWARATYRSMHGLITSHWCREGEQLLWDITVPPNTTATVYLPAADAAAVTESGQPLESVPEIEVVGRQGDYVVLEVASGRYRLECLRITP, from the coding sequence ATGACAACTGCCATAGACCTGCGTTGTGAGTATCTGGCGCGCCCGCTGGGAGTGGACGTTCCCGACCCGCGGCTGAGCTGGACGTTGTGGAGCGATGAGCGCGGGCAGCGACAGACCGCCTACCGTATTCTGGTCGCCAGCACACCCGAACTGCTGGCGCAAGACCGGGCTGACCTGTGGGACACCGGCAAGGTCGACTCCGAACGCACCTGCCACGTGGTTTATGGGGGCAAACCGTTGCGCTCGCTGCAGCGATGCTACTGGAAGGTGCAGGTGTGGGACAGATACGGCCAGCCCTCCGACTGGAGTGAGGTTACCTGGTGGGAGATGGGGATACTGGCACCCGATGGGTGGCAGGCAAAGTGGATTCGCGCCCCGATTGCCGAGCCGGCACCGCTGTTCCGCAAAGAGTTCGCCGTGTGGTCGGGGTTGCAACGGGCGCGTGCGTTGATTTGTGGTCTGGGATACTACGAGCTGTACTTGAACGGCAAACGCATCGGCGAACAGGTGCTTGACCCCGCCCAGACCGATTACGAACGACGGGCGTTTTACGTGGTGCATGATGTGACCGACGCGCTACGTGAGGGCATCAACTGCGTCGGCGTGATGCTGGGCAATGGCTGGTTCCATCAGGCAATCGTTTGGGGCGGAATGTCTTACGGGGAGCCAGTGCTGCTGATGCAGCTGGTGCTGGAGTACGCCGATGGGCATACGGAAACCGTGTGCACCGACGAGTCGTGGAAGACAACGCCCGGTCCCGTGCTAAAGAATAACGTATATGCGGGCGAGGAGTACGACGCACGGCGCGAGATACCCGGCTGGAACGAGCCGGGGCTGGACGATTCGCGGTGGCAATCGGTACGCGTGGTGCCTGCTCCCACGCAGAGCCTGCAAAGCCAGCTGATGCCCCCCATCAAGCGCACCCGCACATTTCCGCCAGTGGCCCTCAGCAGCCCGCAGCCGGGAGTGTGGATTTATGATATGGGGCAAAACTTCGCGGGCTGGATAAGGTTGAGAGTTAGCGCACCTGCGGGGACCGCTATCACCCTGCGCTTCGCGGAGGAGTTACACCCCGACGGCACTCTGAACCCGGAAAGCACGGGGGTGTTCGCCACCACGGTGGTGCAGACCGACTGCTACACATGCAAAGGCGTCGGTGTCGAAGTTTGGGAACCACGTTTCACCTATCACGGCTTCCGCTACGTCGAGATGACCGGATATCCGGGCACTCCCACTCTGGATATGCTGGAAGCGGTGGTCGTGCATACCGCCGTGCCTCCCGCTGGCACGTTCGAATGCTCGGATGAGATGCTCAACCGCATCCACCGGACAGCCCTCTGGACGGAAATCAGCAACCTGCACAGCGTTCCCACCGACTGCCCCCACCGCGAGCGGTGCGGTTGGCTGGGCGACGCGCACGTCTCCGCGGAGATGACCATCTACAACTTTGAGATGGCGCCGTTCTGGACGAAGTATTTAGAAGACATCGAGACTTCGCTGACCGAAAAGGGGCTGCCCACTTTTGTGGCACCGGGCAAACGCAAAATCGGCGAGGCGTCACCCGACTGGGGTACGGCGGTGGTGCAAATCCCCTGCTACCTGTATCTCTATTACGGCGATACCCGCGTGCTGGAGCGCCACTACGCCACCATGAAACGGTGGGTGGAGCACCTGCTGAGTATCTCCGAAGGTCACATCGTTTCCACAGGGCTGGGAGACTGGTGCGCGCCTGGCTCGGTGCCCGGCAACACACCCATCCCTATCACGTCCACCGCGGTCTTCTATCTCGATGCGACGCTGATGCAAAAGATAGCAACCGTTCTCGGCAAGGATGAAGATGCCGCGTGGTTTGGCGCGCTCGCCCGAAATATCCGGCAGGCGTTCATCGAGCGGTTCTACGATGCGCCAAATCGCACGTTTGGCAGTCAGGCGGCGGACGCACTGGCGCTGGCGTGGGGACTGGCTCCCGAAGGACACGAACAGGCAATCGCCGATAGCCTTGCCCGCGATGTAATGGAAAAACACGGCGGACATCACTCCACAGGCATCATGGGTAGTCGACACCTCTATTGGGCATTGAGCGAGTACGGGCACGGCGATGTGGCGATGAAGATTTTACACCAGCTGGATTATCCCAGTATCGGACACCTGTTTTCGCTGGGAGCGACTACACTCTGGGAGTGCTGGAGCGAGCCCGAGATCGACCAGCAGGAAGGACCGCGCTCTGCCAACCATCCCATGCAGGGCGGGTTCGATGCGTGGTTCTTCTACGGGGTGGCGGGCATTCTCCCTTCAGAGCAGGGTGTTGGTTTCAAACGCATCGTGTTCAAACCCCAGTTGCTTCCCGGGCTGCGCTGGGCGCGAGCCACCTACCGCTCGATGCATGGCTTGATTACCAGTCATTGGTGCAGGGAAGGGGAGCAGTTGCTGTGGGACATCACCGTTCCGCCCAACACCACCGCCACCGTGTACCTCCCAGCTGCCGACGCCGCTGCCGTGACCGAGAGCGGTCAGCCGCTGGAAAGCGTACCGGAGATTGAGGTGGTCGGCAGACAGGGAGATTACGTGGTGCTGGAGGTGGCTTCGGGGAGGTATCGGCTGGAGTGCTTGAGGATAACTCCCTGA
- a CDS encoding type II secretion system GspH family protein produces MRRRRGFSLPEMLIVIGIIWLLAALLLPVFSTARKRSYETECASHLRQIGMAIQMYVTDYDDQYPLRLLSLMPGYVSHRGVFLCRLDHFEGNAPPGQYWVSPGTSYFYLGDVDYGIDYFRNIGAYDPNFPDWAVYIRTTPASEAKVVSDSWHRFPEMTLRLYADGHVKMEPSHR; encoded by the coding sequence ATGCGTAGGCGAAGAGGCTTTTCCTTGCCGGAGATGCTGATTGTCATCGGCATCATCTGGCTGCTGGCGGCGTTGCTGCTGCCGGTGTTCAGCACCGCACGCAAGCGCAGCTACGAAACCGAGTGTGCCAGCCACCTGCGGCAGATTGGCATGGCAATCCAGATGTACGTCACAGACTACGATGACCAGTATCCACTGCGTCTGCTCTCACTCATGCCGGGATATGTATCACATCGAGGCGTTTTCTTGTGCCGATTGGACCACTTTGAGGGCAACGCACCGCCCGGGCAGTACTGGGTATCGCCGGGCACCAGTTACTTTTATCTCGGCGATGTGGACTACGGCATCGATTACTTCCGCAACATTGGCGCGTACGACCCCAACTTCCCCGACTGGGCGGTGTACATCCGAACCACGCCCGCTTCGGAGGCCAAGGTGGTCTCGGATAGCTGGCACCGGTTCCCGGAGATGACCCTGCGTCTCTATGCGGATGGGCACGTGAAGATGGAGCCTTCACACCGATAA